One part of the Corallococcus caeni genome encodes these proteins:
- a CDS encoding glycosyltransferase family 2 protein has translation MALHLSVVIPVYNEESIIAQAAEELRQGLDARGLDYEIIFAENGSRDATPRLLEELCSKNPRLRWFHSETPNYGVALKAGILKARGTYVVCDEIDLCDLTFYDAALPRLERGEADMVVGSKAAKGASDQRPLIRRAATRVHNKLLRVALGFQGTDTHGLKAFRREALLPVIQKCVVDMDVFASEFVIRAWREGLNVMEIPIQLHEKRQPSIHLFKRVPNVLKNVGKLFYVIRVRGT, from the coding sequence ATGGCCCTGCACCTCTCCGTCGTCATCCCCGTCTACAACGAGGAGTCCATCATCGCCCAGGCAGCCGAAGAGCTGCGCCAGGGGCTGGATGCTCGCGGGCTCGACTACGAAATCATCTTCGCGGAGAACGGCTCGCGCGACGCGACGCCCCGGCTCCTGGAAGAGCTCTGCTCCAAGAACCCGCGCCTGCGCTGGTTCCACTCGGAGACGCCCAACTACGGCGTGGCGCTCAAGGCCGGCATCCTCAAGGCCCGGGGCACCTACGTGGTCTGCGATGAAATCGACCTGTGCGACCTGACCTTCTATGACGCGGCGCTGCCCCGGCTGGAGCGCGGCGAGGCGGACATGGTCGTGGGCTCCAAGGCGGCCAAGGGCGCGAGCGACCAGCGTCCCCTCATCCGCCGCGCGGCCACGCGGGTGCACAACAAGCTCCTGCGCGTGGCGCTGGGCTTCCAGGGCACGGACACGCACGGCCTGAAGGCGTTCCGCCGGGAAGCGCTCCTGCCCGTCATCCAGAAGTGCGTGGTGGACATGGACGTGTTCGCCAGCGAGTTCGTCATCCGCGCGTGGCGTGAGGGGCTCAATGTCATGGAGATCCCCATCCAGCTCCATGAGAAGCGCCAGCCGTCCATCCACCTGTTCAAGCGCGTGCCCAACGTGCTCAAGAACGTGGGCAAGCTGTTCTACGTCATCCGCGTCCGCGGGACCTGA
- a CDS encoding polysaccharide deacetylase family protein, which produces MTAARLASISVDLDSLPHYCRIHGLPESLLDERARTLIHRVAVPRFLELFAAVGVPGTFFVIGEDLEADPGAADGMRRAHAAGVEVASHSHAHDYALTRRGPDAIAQDLARADAAILDAVGVRPSGFRAPGYTLNADLYAATVAQGYRYGSSAFPAAPYYAAKAAVMGALAALGRPSRSVLDTPRVLLAPRVPYRPDPAQPYRRGSGPVLELPMTVTPVVRFPFIGTFATTLPRGTMRAAYRTCRADAFFNFELHGVDVLDATDGIPPELVRQQRDLRVSAAKKVERLRDIFQWLKDDFDVVTLRDAAGRLAASL; this is translated from the coding sequence ATGACGGCAGCGCGACTGGCGTCCATCTCCGTCGACCTGGATTCGCTGCCGCACTACTGCCGGATCCACGGGCTGCCGGAGTCGCTGCTGGACGAGCGCGCGCGGACGCTGATCCACCGCGTGGCGGTGCCGCGCTTCCTGGAGCTGTTCGCGGCGGTGGGCGTGCCCGGGACGTTCTTCGTCATCGGCGAGGACCTGGAGGCGGACCCCGGCGCGGCGGACGGCATGCGGCGCGCCCACGCGGCGGGCGTGGAGGTGGCCAGCCACAGCCACGCTCATGACTACGCGCTCACCCGGCGGGGACCGGACGCCATCGCGCAGGACCTGGCGCGCGCGGACGCGGCCATCCTGGACGCCGTGGGCGTGCGGCCCTCCGGCTTCCGGGCCCCGGGCTACACGCTGAACGCGGACCTGTACGCGGCCACCGTGGCACAGGGGTACCGGTATGGTTCCTCCGCGTTTCCGGCGGCGCCGTACTACGCGGCGAAGGCGGCGGTGATGGGGGCGCTCGCGGCGCTGGGGCGGCCATCGCGCTCCGTGCTGGACACCCCGCGCGTGCTGCTGGCGCCGCGCGTGCCGTACCGGCCGGACCCCGCGCAGCCGTACCGTCGCGGTTCCGGCCCGGTGCTGGAGCTGCCCATGACGGTGACGCCGGTGGTGCGCTTCCCGTTCATCGGCACGTTCGCGACGACGCTGCCTCGCGGCACGATGCGCGCCGCGTACCGCACGTGCCGGGCGGATGCCTTCTTCAACTTCGAACTGCACGGTGTCGACGTGCTGGACGCCACGGACGGCATCCCGCCGGAGCTGGTGCGCCAGCAGCGCGACCTGCGCGTGAGCGCCGCGAAGAAGGTGGAGCGGCTGCGCGACATCTTCCAGTGGCTCAAGGACGACTTCGACGTCGTCACCCTGCGCGACGCGGCGGGGCGGCTGGCCGCGTCGCTCTGA
- a CDS encoding DUF2252 family protein: protein MRIPPKPSPPSRTSAPGSTVAATVLTLASGVSAGRLPSNVSDFQPQATPSRTGNTLAVNTAVPQRARAPGLEREPAGAVAFVRDFNARLELPPARLKEKLAQMRESPSALFRAMPALFQADLRGPYAREARLTDRPAPDIRVVGDAHVGNLGTFRGPEGKAVWGLNDFDQTGTASPEADLTRLATSAVLTAREAGLSSSEQTRAVEALAKNYFETLELLAGGDANPGAFLDKKESSGAVKDLIGKARDTSTKDLLSRYVKLDGAKGPHFLKSDTLKPLDAERKSAVRTALASYEKTLDGTEGVAVPLKVLDLAARLDAGGSSYGLERDYVLVGAADPKAPPVLLELKELLASGVTSPPVPANGADVVKAQQELGGAVNPLTGAVNMGGRAFLVREVEPEKDKLDDAVLGKKKALRSTFEQAGVVLARAHGHTQAQAARLEDWVGGDTKEATKRLVAFAQAYADQAEADWKALKAAR, encoded by the coding sequence ATGCGCATCCCGCCCAAGCCCTCGCCCCCCTCCCGGACGTCCGCCCCCGGCTCCACCGTCGCCGCCACGGTGCTGACGCTCGCCTCCGGGGTGTCCGCGGGCCGGCTGCCGTCCAACGTCAGCGACTTCCAGCCCCAGGCCACCCCGTCACGGACGGGCAACACCCTGGCGGTGAACACGGCGGTGCCCCAGCGGGCCCGGGCGCCCGGCCTGGAGCGCGAGCCCGCCGGGGCGGTGGCCTTCGTGCGGGACTTCAACGCGCGCCTGGAGCTGCCGCCCGCGCGCCTGAAGGAGAAGCTGGCGCAGATGCGCGAGAGCCCGTCCGCCCTGTTCCGCGCCATGCCCGCCCTGTTCCAGGCGGACCTGCGGGGCCCGTACGCCCGGGAAGCACGGCTGACGGACCGGCCCGCGCCGGACATCCGGGTGGTGGGCGACGCGCACGTGGGCAACCTGGGCACGTTCCGGGGCCCGGAGGGCAAGGCGGTGTGGGGGCTCAACGACTTCGACCAGACGGGCACGGCGTCGCCGGAGGCGGACCTCACGCGCCTGGCCACCAGCGCCGTCCTCACCGCGCGCGAGGCAGGGCTGTCCTCCAGCGAGCAGACCCGGGCGGTGGAGGCGCTCGCGAAGAACTACTTCGAGACGCTGGAGCTGCTGGCGGGCGGTGACGCGAACCCCGGGGCCTTCCTGGACAAGAAGGAGTCCTCCGGCGCGGTGAAGGACCTCATCGGAAAGGCGCGCGACACGTCCACGAAGGACCTGCTGTCCAGGTACGTGAAGCTCGACGGCGCGAAGGGGCCCCACTTCCTCAAGTCGGACACGCTCAAGCCGCTGGACGCGGAGCGCAAGTCGGCGGTGCGCACGGCGCTGGCGTCGTACGAGAAGACGCTGGACGGCACGGAGGGCGTGGCCGTGCCCCTGAAGGTGCTGGACCTGGCCGCGCGGCTGGACGCGGGGGGCAGCAGCTACGGCCTGGAGCGCGACTACGTGCTCGTGGGCGCGGCGGATCCGAAGGCGCCGCCCGTGCTGCTGGAGCTGAAGGAGCTGCTCGCCTCCGGCGTCACGTCGCCGCCGGTGCCCGCGAACGGCGCGGACGTGGTGAAGGCGCAGCAGGAGCTGGGCGGCGCGGTGAACCCGCTCACGGGCGCGGTGAACATGGGCGGCCGGGCCTTCCTCGTGCGCGAGGTGGAGCCGGAGAAGGACAAGCTGGACGACGCCGTGCTCGGGAAGAAGAAGGCCCTGCGCTCCACCTTCGAGCAGGCGGGCGTCGTGCTGGCCCGGGCCCACGGCCACACGCAGGCGCAGGCCGCGCGCCTGGAGGACTGGGTGGGCGGCGACACGAAGGAGGCCACGAAGCGGCTGGTCGCCTTCGCGCAGGCCTACGCGGATCAAGCGGAGGCGGACTGGAAGGCGCTGAAGGCCGCGCGCTGA
- a CDS encoding lysophospholipid acyltransferase family protein produces MLERFSDKVKKGLRGWTERMAGEQQSDHLQALARTENEYGVDPFGFNLDYSLAAIAPFMWLYRHYFRVEAYGADRIPAGRVLLVSNHSGQLPLDGAMIGIALMVEGNPPRAIRSMVEKWVPSLPYVSTFMARVGQIVGTPENCRRLLEAEEAILVFPEGTRGLNKLWPQRYQLQEFGLGFMRLALETNTPIVPIAVVGAEEQAPALMNLKPVAKLLGFPSFPITPTGTPFPLPTKYRIYFGDALHFTGRADDEDSELDKKVRTVKASIQAMLHQGLKERRGVFW; encoded by the coding sequence ATGCTGGAGCGTTTCAGCGACAAGGTGAAGAAGGGCCTGCGCGGCTGGACAGAGCGCATGGCCGGCGAGCAGCAATCCGACCACCTCCAGGCCCTGGCCCGGACGGAGAACGAGTACGGGGTGGATCCGTTCGGGTTCAACCTGGACTACAGCCTGGCCGCCATCGCCCCGTTCATGTGGCTCTACCGCCACTACTTCCGGGTGGAGGCCTACGGCGCGGACCGCATCCCCGCGGGGAGGGTGCTGCTGGTGTCCAACCACTCCGGCCAGCTGCCCCTGGACGGCGCGATGATTGGCATTGCCCTGATGGTGGAGGGCAACCCGCCGCGCGCCATCCGCAGCATGGTGGAGAAGTGGGTGCCGTCCCTGCCGTACGTCTCCACGTTCATGGCGCGCGTGGGCCAGATTGTCGGCACGCCGGAGAACTGCCGGCGGCTGCTGGAGGCGGAGGAGGCCATCCTCGTGTTCCCGGAAGGCACGCGCGGGCTCAACAAGCTGTGGCCCCAGCGCTACCAGCTCCAGGAGTTCGGCCTGGGCTTCATGCGACTGGCGCTGGAGACGAACACGCCCATCGTGCCCATCGCCGTGGTGGGCGCGGAGGAGCAGGCCCCCGCGCTGATGAACCTGAAGCCGGTGGCGAAGCTGCTGGGCTTCCCGTCCTTCCCCATCACCCCCACGGGCACGCCCTTCCCGCTGCCCACGAAGTACCGCATCTATTTCGGCGACGCGCTCCACTTCACCGGCCGCGCGGACGACGAGGACAGCGAACTGGACAAGAAGGTGCGCACCGTGAAGGCCTCCATCCAGGCGATGCTCCACCAGGGTCTCAAGGAACGCCGGGGCGTGTTCTGGTGA
- a CDS encoding NAD-dependent epimerase/dehydratase family protein, translated as MSATNEEKESGAVDKRPAVVVTGISGNLGRTLAKQLHKRERIIGIDRRPFVGKPKDVEMHQLDLRKKKAEDVFRKNEIRAVIHMGIMHDPRMSEEEHHSFNVVGTTRLLEYCAKYGVKKVVVLSSANVYGPSPDNSNFLTEDAPLMAASRFSGVRDLIEVDMLAHSFFWKHPDIETVILRPVHIVGPTIKNAPSHYLRLRYPWTMAGFDPMVQLIHVEDVARAMMEALRPEPKGVYNVVGPGQVPLSAVLRELGSTPIPVPHPVARPLLGLMFRYRLANFPPPELDHIQFLCAVDGNRWVQDVGWKAQHSMRDTIRSVIGE; from the coding sequence GTGAGCGCGACGAACGAGGAGAAGGAGTCCGGCGCGGTGGACAAGCGCCCGGCCGTCGTCGTCACCGGCATCAGCGGCAACCTGGGCCGCACGCTGGCGAAGCAGCTGCACAAGCGCGAGCGCATCATCGGCATCGACCGGCGCCCCTTCGTGGGCAAGCCGAAGGACGTCGAGATGCACCAGCTGGACCTGCGCAAGAAGAAGGCGGAGGACGTCTTCCGCAAGAACGAAATCCGCGCCGTCATCCACATGGGCATCATGCATGACCCGCGCATGAGCGAGGAGGAGCACCACTCGTTCAACGTCGTGGGGACCACGCGCCTGTTGGAGTACTGCGCGAAGTACGGCGTGAAGAAGGTGGTGGTGCTGTCCTCGGCCAACGTCTACGGCCCCAGCCCGGACAACTCCAACTTCCTCACGGAGGATGCGCCGCTGATGGCCGCGAGCCGCTTCTCCGGCGTGCGCGACCTCATCGAAGTGGACATGCTGGCGCACAGCTTCTTCTGGAAGCACCCCGACATCGAGACGGTCATCCTGCGGCCCGTCCACATCGTCGGGCCCACCATCAAGAACGCGCCGTCCCACTACCTGCGCCTGCGCTACCCGTGGACCATGGCGGGCTTCGACCCGATGGTGCAGCTCATCCACGTGGAGGACGTGGCCCGCGCCATGATGGAGGCCCTGCGGCCGGAGCCCAAGGGCGTCTACAACGTCGTCGGCCCCGGCCAGGTGCCCCTGTCCGCGGTGCTGCGCGAACTGGGCAGCACCCCCATCCCCGTGCCGCACCCGGTGGCCCGGCCGCTCTTGGGCCTGATGTTCCGCTACCGGCTGGCCAACTTCCCGCCGCCGGAGCTGGACCACATCCAGTTCCTCTGCGCCGTGGACGGCAACCGGTGGGTCCAGGACGTGGGCTGGAAGGCCCAGCACTCCATGCGCGACACCATCCGCTCCGTCATCGGCGAGTAG
- a CDS encoding tetratricopeptide repeat protein codes for MAKSMVERYEQLLRQDPTSSVFVELAKALLEKGDAARTIEVCTQGISHHPTSTVGRVLWGKALIQLGRPAEAMEQFDQAIAIERDNPYAYNLIGDVLLQRGLYRSALPILRKAVALQPNNGRVKQWLDQAQQALSGGPAPIFEDLGILATPAAPAEEEAPEAPGAEAHASAFEARAAAAAGLEPRRAARTETPAGGMDAQAAARVGSVEAHGGPTAPLGTPVPEDARGDGSVEAGGSSAAGEQRGGVSDPGQAASGVGTDPGNGSGAGRGRGASGGPSDPGNGSGAEPGRSASGGPSDPGQEPGSGRGRAAGQDASDAGQEPGSARGDASVAGPDGAPEQGRDATAGAPSDPAQGASAGAGAASGRGRKSGMLADLPDAPPADEPASQGGGLLGDLPPPEVARARAAVPVTPAPVASGAGGKRSLLDDIPDATELAAAAARNKAAANAKDTEALAAKYEREMHEKIAKERAKQSLIERYGAKTVALFVALIFLGASAGFFILYRSRQGGQTLSETLELAKRAIAQDTGASLDEALRQLDRARDMDEASPAAWALAGYAHALRYLDHGANADDRRLALEALEKPGVKEGFNGLVLATNALVADDRGREPAHRALLASQDDVTEVHALAGSLLIAAKDEKKALDRFDRALKASPGNVRALVALGDYYLASEDFPQALEMFKRAREVSKEHPAARIGMAESRLALEQDLDAALADVAPLAQDPKLPPALQPRQHLVHGELLSALGKYEEARAMLSKGTQGPLAMDFQLALGAAGRAAGKLEAAQQAYEAALKLQPKSEAAKEGLGRTLLDRDREKEALQRLEADGGRKVSLVRGAAYARLGDWKRARVELGKTRVNDRYPPEAVAWLALADANEGNGAQARDVLEKALAKKPRTDLRVALGQVYWRERALDKAQAQFDEALKDPRDYEGACSLGRLLLSRGLPDMALKPLTQAVERNGAHGEARDALGRTLLALGRTPEALKQFEAWQLDNPGNADAHKGFALALYQSGRRKEAEGASGRAVKLAPDDAEGQRLRAALLFANGDARGGFAALERANKLDSKDPDTFCEIAQAFLRQGQVESADAAFAAARREGPDATCGRVGELYTQLPGGGRGAARTLQDLADKAPTVWDKAFAKVTLARVLLGAGAVKEARAAADEAVKLAPYNGRAYLALGLVAFKQRQEAPAREALAKAVELEPTDGLAHLALADVLVRESSELPRAVEAYEVFLKLAGGAPEANRVKKALPLLKRRASR; via the coding sequence ATGGCCAAGTCGATGGTGGAGCGTTACGAGCAGCTCCTCCGGCAGGACCCGACCTCTTCCGTCTTCGTGGAGCTGGCGAAGGCGCTGCTGGAGAAGGGAGACGCGGCGCGCACCATCGAGGTGTGTACGCAGGGCATCTCCCACCACCCCACGTCCACCGTGGGGCGGGTGCTGTGGGGCAAGGCCCTCATCCAGCTGGGGCGGCCCGCGGAGGCGATGGAGCAGTTCGACCAGGCCATCGCCATCGAGCGGGACAACCCGTACGCCTACAACCTCATTGGCGACGTGCTGTTGCAGCGCGGGCTGTACCGCTCCGCGCTGCCCATTCTGCGCAAGGCCGTGGCGCTGCAGCCCAACAACGGGCGCGTGAAGCAGTGGCTGGACCAGGCCCAGCAGGCGCTGTCCGGCGGGCCCGCGCCCATCTTCGAGGACCTGGGCATCCTGGCGACCCCGGCGGCGCCCGCGGAGGAAGAGGCGCCGGAGGCACCCGGAGCGGAGGCGCACGCGTCCGCGTTCGAGGCGCGTGCCGCCGCGGCGGCGGGGCTGGAGCCGCGCCGTGCGGCCCGGACGGAGACGCCGGCGGGCGGCATGGATGCGCAGGCCGCGGCCAGGGTCGGATCCGTCGAGGCGCACGGTGGGCCGACCGCGCCCTTGGGGACGCCGGTGCCGGAGGACGCGCGGGGCGATGGCTCCGTGGAGGCCGGTGGTTCGTCCGCGGCGGGTGAGCAGCGCGGTGGCGTGTCGGATCCGGGGCAGGCGGCGTCGGGCGTCGGAACGGATCCGGGCAACGGCTCCGGAGCGGGGCGCGGTCGTGGGGCAAGTGGTGGCCCGTCGGATCCGGGCAACGGCTCCGGAGCGGAGCCTGGTCGTTCGGCCAGTGGTGGTCCGTCGGATCCGGGGCAGGAGCCGGGTTCGGGGCGGGGGCGCGCGGCGGGTCAGGACGCTTCGGACGCGGGGCAGGAGCCCGGTTCGGCACGCGGTGACGCTTCGGTCGCGGGCCCGGATGGCGCTCCGGAGCAGGGCCGCGACGCGACGGCCGGTGCGCCTTCGGATCCGGCTCAGGGGGCCAGCGCGGGTGCGGGGGCGGCCTCCGGCCGTGGGCGCAAGTCCGGGATGCTGGCGGACCTGCCTGACGCCCCTCCGGCGGACGAACCCGCTTCGCAGGGCGGGGGACTGCTCGGAGACCTTCCTCCTCCGGAGGTGGCGCGGGCTCGCGCGGCGGTGCCGGTGACGCCGGCTCCGGTGGCGTCGGGGGCGGGCGGCAAGCGCTCGCTGCTGGACGACATCCCGGATGCGACGGAGCTGGCGGCGGCCGCGGCGCGCAACAAGGCGGCGGCCAACGCCAAGGACACGGAGGCGCTCGCGGCGAAGTACGAGCGCGAGATGCACGAGAAGATCGCCAAGGAGCGGGCGAAGCAGTCCCTCATCGAGCGATACGGCGCGAAGACCGTGGCCCTCTTCGTGGCCCTCATCTTCCTGGGCGCGAGCGCCGGCTTCTTCATCCTCTACCGCTCCCGTCAGGGCGGCCAGACGCTGTCGGAGACGCTGGAGCTCGCGAAGCGCGCCATCGCGCAGGACACGGGGGCGTCGCTGGACGAGGCGCTCCGGCAGCTCGACCGCGCGCGCGACATGGACGAGGCGAGCCCGGCAGCCTGGGCGCTCGCGGGCTACGCGCACGCGCTGCGCTACCTGGACCACGGCGCCAACGCCGACGACCGCCGGCTGGCGCTGGAGGCGCTGGAGAAGCCGGGCGTGAAGGAGGGCTTCAACGGCCTGGTGCTCGCCACCAACGCGCTCGTCGCCGACGACCGGGGCCGCGAACCCGCGCACCGCGCGCTGCTCGCCTCGCAGGACGACGTGACGGAGGTGCACGCGCTCGCGGGCAGCCTGCTCATCGCCGCCAAGGACGAGAAGAAGGCCCTGGACCGCTTCGACCGCGCGCTCAAGGCGTCGCCGGGCAACGTGCGCGCGCTGGTGGCGCTGGGCGACTACTACCTCGCCTCCGAGGACTTCCCGCAGGCGCTGGAGATGTTCAAGCGCGCCCGCGAGGTCTCCAAGGAGCACCCGGCCGCCCGCATCGGGATGGCCGAGAGCCGGCTCGCGCTGGAGCAGGACCTGGACGCGGCGCTGGCGGACGTGGCGCCGCTCGCGCAGGACCCGAAGCTGCCCCCCGCGCTCCAGCCCCGTCAGCACCTGGTGCACGGCGAGCTGCTGTCCGCGCTGGGCAAGTACGAGGAAGCGCGCGCGATGCTCTCCAAGGGCACGCAGGGGCCGCTGGCCATGGACTTCCAGCTGGCGCTCGGGGCCGCGGGCCGCGCGGCGGGCAAGCTGGAGGCCGCGCAGCAGGCCTACGAGGCCGCGCTGAAGCTGCAGCCCAAGAGCGAGGCCGCGAAGGAGGGCCTGGGGCGCACGCTGCTGGACCGCGACCGCGAGAAGGAAGCGCTGCAGCGGCTGGAGGCGGACGGCGGCCGCAAGGTGTCGCTGGTGCGCGGTGCCGCCTACGCGCGGCTGGGCGACTGGAAGCGCGCCCGCGTGGAGCTGGGCAAGACGCGCGTGAACGACCGCTATCCGCCGGAGGCCGTCGCGTGGCTCGCGCTGGCGGACGCGAACGAGGGCAACGGCGCCCAGGCCCGCGACGTGCTGGAGAAGGCGCTGGCCAAGAAGCCCCGCACGGACCTGCGCGTGGCGCTGGGACAGGTGTACTGGCGTGAGCGCGCGCTCGACAAGGCGCAGGCGCAATTCGACGAGGCGCTGAAGGACCCGCGCGACTACGAGGGCGCGTGCTCGCTGGGGCGGCTGCTCCTGTCGCGCGGCCTGCCGGACATGGCGCTCAAGCCGCTGACGCAGGCGGTGGAGCGCAACGGCGCGCACGGAGAGGCGCGCGACGCCCTGGGCCGCACGCTGCTGGCGCTGGGCCGGACTCCGGAGGCGCTGAAGCAGTTCGAGGCGTGGCAGCTGGACAACCCGGGCAACGCGGACGCGCACAAGGGCTTCGCGCTGGCGCTGTACCAGTCCGGCCGCCGCAAGGAGGCGGAAGGGGCGTCCGGCCGCGCGGTGAAGCTGGCACCGGACGACGCGGAAGGGCAGCGGCTGCGCGCGGCGCTCCTGTTCGCCAACGGCGACGCGAGGGGCGGCTTCGCGGCGCTGGAGCGCGCCAACAAGCTGGACTCCAAGGACCCGGACACCTTCTGCGAAATCGCCCAGGCGTTCCTGCGCCAGGGGCAGGTGGAGAGCGCGGACGCCGCCTTCGCGGCGGCGCGGCGCGAAGGGCCGGACGCGACGTGCGGCCGCGTGGGCGAGCTGTACACGCAACTGCCGGGCGGCGGACGCGGCGCGGCGCGCACGCTGCAGGACCTGGCCGACAAGGCGCCCACCGTCTGGGACAAGGCTTTCGCCAAGGTGACGCTGGCGCGCGTGCTGCTGGGCGCCGGGGCCGTGAAGGAGGCCCGCGCGGCGGCGGACGAGGCCGTGAAGCTGGCCCCCTACAACGGGCGCGCGTACCTGGCCCTGGGACTGGTGGCCTTCAAGCAGCGGCAGGAGGCCCCCGCTCGCGAGGCGCTGGCCAAGGCCGTGGAGCTGGAGCCCACGGACGGCCTGGCGCACCTGGCGCTGGCGGACGTGCTGGTGCGCGAGTCCTCGGAGCTGCCCCGGGCGGTGGAGGCCTACGAGGTCTTCCTGAAGCTCGCCGGGGGGGCGCCGGAGGCAAACCGGGTGAAGAAGGCCCTTCCGCTCCTCAAGCGCCGGGCGTCGCGCTAG